A window of Cohnella herbarum contains these coding sequences:
- a CDS encoding carbohydrate ABC transporter permease: MLSSKSGLKGVWFILPAVVTLLVLITYPLIYGAYISFFDTNLITKWDFVGLKYYVDIFSNSEFLNRILLTLHYTFWVVVGHFIIGTGLALILNMKLKGITVFRVILILPWLFPEVVVGLLWKWLFNPMYGLFNAVLMNWGWIDDPVSWLGNEQTAFAAVIVVSIWKGFPMVMMLLLAGLQSIPEDVYEAAKIDGCTRSTAFRYVTLPALMPVMVVTLILDTVWWFKHFTMIWILTQGGPGNATNVVSIDIFKQAFDFFNFGKASAMAILVFFVCWLMGYGYRRLFGNGDD; encoded by the coding sequence ATGCTATCGTCGAAGAGCGGTCTCAAAGGGGTCTGGTTCATTCTTCCGGCCGTTGTTACCTTGCTTGTCTTAATTACTTATCCGCTTATCTACGGAGCCTACATCAGCTTCTTCGATACGAACCTCATTACGAAATGGGACTTCGTAGGGCTGAAATATTACGTCGACATCTTCTCCAACTCGGAGTTTCTGAATCGGATTCTGCTCACGCTCCATTATACGTTCTGGGTCGTCGTGGGCCATTTCATCATCGGGACCGGCTTGGCGCTGATCCTGAACATGAAGCTGAAAGGCATTACCGTATTCCGCGTTATCCTCATTCTCCCCTGGCTATTTCCCGAAGTCGTCGTCGGATTGCTATGGAAATGGCTCTTCAACCCTATGTACGGGCTGTTTAATGCCGTATTGATGAATTGGGGCTGGATCGACGATCCGGTATCGTGGCTAGGCAACGAGCAAACGGCGTTCGCCGCCGTCATTGTCGTATCCATCTGGAAAGGTTTCCCGATGGTCATGATGCTATTGCTCGCAGGCTTGCAAAGTATTCCGGAAGACGTATACGAAGCGGCGAAGATCGACGGTTGCACGCGCAGCACGGCTTTCCGTTACGTCACGTTACCTGCGTTGATGCCCGTCATGGTCGTCACGCTCATCTTAGACACGGTATGGTGGTTCAAGCATTTTACGATGATCTGGATTCTGACCCAGGGAGGACCGGGCAACGCGACCAATGTCGTCAGTATCGACATCTTCAAGCAAGCTTTCGACTTTTTCAACTTCGGCAAAGCTTCCGCGATGGCGATCTTGGTGTTCTTCGTCTGCTGGTTAATGGGATACGGGTATAGGAGGTTGTTCGGCAATGGAGACGACTAA
- a CDS encoding ABC transporter substrate-binding protein, giving the protein MKVHKVGSWIALLVVMTMLLAACGTNKDSAKNGEKESAAKTTTIKIMSVSQTENPDGPAEKEMAERYMKLHPEVKIEFIGVPMNDLYKKITAMATSGDLPDAFTMTPQFARTANGMGITADLTQLLGTEYLKEFYPNIIEESSVDGKLQFLPWNAAPMALVYRGDWFEQEGLKGPENWDEFLEAAKKLTKDTDGDGKADQWGFGMIGTRNGSGADRFIAIMRSYGVEELRKDESGKWVSDLATPEAKEAFQFFVDLNNKHGVVPPGVTETGFPEAASLMATGKVAMMLTGPNALGNIVSQNPELKGKLYSVPVPAKVKHTATFGLLGYSIAESSKNKEVVADYLKFMVEDENALKWNELSGRLPTKIEVGKQQQLTTPEYAGFVKALEYAFTIPAFDQYSQFQDIVAEAYQSMIAANQSVEAATKRAADRAAEVIGNSK; this is encoded by the coding sequence ATGAAAGTCCACAAAGTCGGCAGTTGGATTGCCCTGCTCGTCGTAATGACGATGTTGCTCGCAGCCTGCGGCACTAACAAAGATTCAGCTAAAAATGGCGAAAAAGAAAGCGCTGCAAAGACGACGACAATCAAGATCATGTCGGTCTCGCAAACGGAAAACCCGGACGGCCCCGCCGAGAAAGAAATGGCCGAGCGTTACATGAAGCTCCATCCCGAAGTGAAAATCGAGTTCATCGGCGTTCCGATGAACGACCTTTACAAAAAAATAACGGCGATGGCCACTTCCGGAGACTTGCCGGACGCGTTCACCATGACGCCTCAATTCGCCCGAACGGCTAACGGAATGGGCATTACCGCGGATTTGACGCAATTGCTCGGAACGGAATACCTGAAAGAGTTCTATCCGAACATTATCGAGGAATCCAGCGTTGACGGCAAACTGCAATTTCTTCCATGGAACGCGGCTCCAATGGCGCTCGTCTACCGCGGAGACTGGTTCGAGCAAGAAGGCTTGAAAGGACCCGAGAACTGGGACGAGTTCCTCGAAGCCGCCAAGAAGCTGACCAAAGACACGGACGGAGACGGCAAAGCGGATCAATGGGGCTTTGGCATGATCGGAACGCGCAACGGTTCCGGCGCCGATCGCTTTATCGCCATCATGCGTTCTTACGGCGTCGAAGAATTGAGAAAAGACGAGAGCGGCAAATGGGTATCCGATCTTGCCACTCCGGAAGCGAAAGAAGCGTTCCAATTTTTCGTCGATCTGAACAACAAGCACGGCGTCGTTCCTCCGGGAGTGACGGAGACGGGCTTCCCGGAAGCGGCTAGCTTGATGGCTACCGGCAAAGTGGCGATGATGCTTACCGGACCGAATGCGCTCGGCAACATCGTCAGCCAGAATCCCGAACTGAAAGGCAAGCTCTACAGCGTGCCGGTTCCGGCGAAAGTGAAACATACGGCTACCTTCGGCTTGTTGGGCTACTCGATCGCCGAATCCAGCAAAAACAAAGAAGTCGTCGCCGATTATTTGAAATTCATGGTCGAGGACGAGAACGCGTTGAAATGGAACGAACTGAGCGGCCGTCTACCTACGAAAATCGAAGTCGGCAAACAACAGCAATTGACGACGCCGGAATACGCCGGATTCGTTAAAGCGTTGGAATACGCGTTCACCATTCCAGCATTCGATCAATACTCGCAATTCCAAGATATCGTAGCCGAAGCTTACCAATCGATGATCGCCGCCAATCAAAGCGTAGAAGCCGCAACGAAACGGGCTGCGGATCGCGCCGCCGAGGTTATCGGCAACAGCAAATAA
- a CDS encoding enolase C-terminal domain-like protein — MENLKIRNIKTILTAPEGINLVVVKVETTDPEIYGVGCATFTQRYLTVQNAIEQYIKPMLIGKDVNNINDIWHSTIVSSYWRNGPVLNNALSGVDMALWDIKGKMAGMPLYELFGGKVREGAAVYRHADGSDVKEVEENVRAYMEQGYRYIRCQMGTYGGVGQTIVTPDGAQAGAYYDPKAYMKSIVGLFEHLRAQVGWDIELLHDIHERLTPIDAVNFAKKLEPFELFFLEDALPPEQLEWFRMIRQHSSIPLAMGELFNNPNEWMPLITNRLIDYIRVHVSQIGGITPTRKLTALCDSFGVRTAWHGPGDTSPVGHAAHVHLDVSSINFGIQEWNGFNDAIHEVFPGCPEVRNGYVYPNNKPGLGIDIDEKLAAKFPCENVLPTWTNARLPDGSPTTP, encoded by the coding sequence ATGGAGAACCTGAAGATTCGCAATATCAAAACGATCCTCACCGCGCCCGAGGGCATTAACTTGGTCGTCGTCAAAGTCGAAACAACGGATCCCGAAATTTACGGCGTGGGCTGCGCCACGTTTACCCAACGTTACTTAACGGTGCAGAACGCGATCGAACAATATATCAAGCCGATGTTGATCGGCAAAGACGTGAACAACATCAACGATATTTGGCATTCCACGATCGTCAGCAGCTATTGGCGCAACGGCCCCGTCCTGAACAACGCGCTGTCCGGCGTCGACATGGCGTTATGGGACATCAAGGGGAAAATGGCCGGCATGCCGCTGTATGAGCTGTTCGGAGGCAAAGTTCGCGAAGGCGCCGCAGTGTACCGTCACGCGGACGGCAGCGACGTGAAAGAAGTCGAAGAAAACGTTCGCGCGTACATGGAACAAGGTTATCGCTATATTCGCTGCCAAATGGGGACGTACGGCGGAGTCGGTCAGACCATCGTCACGCCGGACGGCGCTCAAGCTGGCGCTTACTACGACCCGAAAGCTTATATGAAGAGCATCGTCGGCCTGTTCGAGCATCTGCGGGCACAAGTCGGCTGGGACATCGAATTGCTGCACGATATTCATGAACGCCTGACCCCGATCGATGCGGTGAATTTTGCTAAGAAACTGGAGCCTTTCGAGCTGTTCTTCTTGGAAGACGCTTTGCCTCCCGAACAACTGGAGTGGTTCCGCATGATTCGCCAACACTCCTCCATTCCACTGGCGATGGGCGAGTTGTTCAACAACCCGAACGAATGGATGCCGCTCATCACGAACCGGTTGATCGATTATATCCGCGTGCACGTCAGCCAGATCGGCGGCATTACGCCAACCCGGAAACTGACGGCGCTCTGCGACTCCTTCGGCGTCAGAACCGCTTGGCACGGACCCGGCGACACTTCGCCGGTCGGTCATGCCGCTCACGTCCATCTGGACGTAAGCAGCATCAACTTCGGCATCCAAGAATGGAATGGCTTTAACGATGCCATCCACGAAGTATTCCCCGGATGTCCCGAAGTCCGTAACGGGTACGTGTACCCCAACAACAAGCCGGGGCTGGGCATCGACATCGACGAGAAGCTTGCGGCGAAATTCCCATGCGAGAACGTTCTACCGACTTGGACGAACGCAAGATTGCCGGACGGCTCCCCGACGACTCCGTAA
- a CDS encoding carbohydrate ABC transporter permease translates to METTKRKFSIFNTGMYAILIVASCLVLIPTLWMVSTALKSNEEVMITPPKWIPDNPTFESFTRIWKDYPFLDYFLNSVFIVAVSTFITIAFAALAGYGASRFKFRGKGTFLSFLLVTQMFPSIMLLIPFYKVLKTFGLIDSHWGLIVVYIAFALPMCTWMMLGFFQGIPRELDEAAMIDGCSQIRTFVQIILPLSLPGIAATAIYSFLMGWNEYMFAFILVTTETMKTLPVGIGQLNGFYKVVWNDMMAASIISSLPLIVLFLFMQKYFISSLTAGAVKQ, encoded by the coding sequence ATGGAGACGACTAAACGCAAGTTTTCCATTTTCAATACGGGAATGTACGCCATCCTGATCGTAGCTTCGTGCTTGGTGCTTATTCCTACGCTTTGGATGGTATCGACGGCACTTAAATCCAACGAAGAAGTGATGATCACTCCTCCGAAATGGATACCAGACAATCCAACGTTCGAAAGCTTCACGCGGATTTGGAAGGACTATCCGTTCCTGGACTACTTCCTGAACAGCGTATTCATCGTCGCCGTTTCGACTTTTATCACGATCGCGTTCGCAGCGCTCGCCGGGTACGGCGCTTCCCGATTTAAATTTCGCGGCAAAGGGACTTTTCTATCTTTTCTGCTCGTAACGCAGATGTTCCCTTCTATTATGCTGTTGATTCCGTTCTACAAAGTGTTGAAAACATTCGGACTGATCGATTCTCACTGGGGATTGATCGTCGTATATATCGCCTTCGCCCTTCCGATGTGCACGTGGATGATGTTGGGCTTCTTCCAAGGCATTCCGAGAGAACTGGACGAAGCGGCGATGATCGACGGTTGCAGCCAAATTCGGACGTTCGTCCAAATCATCTTGCCTTTGTCCTTGCCGGGTATTGCCGCGACGGCGATTTACTCCTTCTTGATGGGGTGGAACGAGTATATGTTCGCCTTTATCCTCGTCACGACGGAGACGATGAAAACCTTACCCGTCGGAATAGGTCAATTAAACGGCTTCTACAAAGTCGTATGGAACGATATGATGGCCGCGTCCATTATCTCCAGCTTACCGTTGATCGTTTTGTTCCTGTTCATGCAAAAATACTTCATCAGCAGCCTAACGGCAGGCGCAGTTAAACAGTAA
- a CDS encoding sensor histidine kinase gives MDNWIIGNKAGLLAYIIAVSLFSASKFDAWHVLIALIYICINVPIPILKRTEPRLLLIALSAAFTIVCSYWLIPAFILLLPINLYELAWMVNKKKIAFALALLAPIPLVPSSLIAVYLLAAFLSLLVHAGGHASIEKMLRLQNERETMRADIQKLSRSLNENKEYMRQSEYTIKLEERNRVSQQIHDDIGHSMAGALIQMEASKRLLGTDPDKAATLLRNAISISKEGLERIRLTLRDIKPKSQELGINRLRLIVDDLSVKTALRATLSHEGNMDAITPIQWKIIQENAMESITNSLKYGQATGIHIEVHVLNKFIKAVVTDNGIGTDKVIKGLGIAGMEERAAAAGGTVIVDGTKGFSVTTLLPVGRG, from the coding sequence ATGGATAATTGGATCATCGGCAATAAAGCCGGTTTGCTTGCATACATCATCGCCGTCTCCTTGTTCTCGGCTTCTAAGTTCGATGCCTGGCATGTGCTTATCGCATTAATCTATATTTGCATCAATGTCCCGATTCCGATCCTTAAACGTACGGAGCCGAGACTGTTGCTTATCGCCCTGTCGGCTGCTTTTACGATCGTTTGCTCTTATTGGCTTATTCCGGCATTCATCCTCTTGTTGCCGATTAATCTCTATGAGCTTGCGTGGATGGTCAATAAGAAGAAAATCGCGTTCGCACTCGCTTTACTTGCGCCGATTCCTCTCGTCCCTTCCTCGCTGATTGCCGTTTACTTGCTGGCCGCATTTCTCAGCCTGCTAGTTCATGCCGGAGGGCACGCCTCGATCGAGAAAATGCTGCGCCTTCAGAACGAACGGGAAACGATGCGCGCGGACATACAGAAGCTCAGCCGATCCCTTAACGAGAACAAGGAGTATATGCGCCAGTCCGAGTATACGATCAAACTGGAGGAACGCAACCGCGTCTCCCAGCAAATTCACGACGACATCGGCCATTCGATGGCCGGCGCTCTTATTCAAATGGAAGCATCCAAGCGGCTGCTCGGCACGGATCCGGACAAGGCCGCTACGTTACTTCGGAACGCGATCTCCATCTCCAAGGAAGGGCTGGAGCGAATCCGGCTGACGCTTAGAGACATAAAGCCGAAATCCCAAGAGCTCGGAATTAACCGTCTGCGGCTGATCGTGGACGATCTGTCGGTCAAGACCGCCCTTCGCGCGACGTTATCCCACGAAGGGAATATGGACGCCATCACGCCCATTCAGTGGAAAATCATTCAAGAGAACGCGATGGAATCGATCACGAATTCGCTCAAATACGGCCAGGCGACTGGAATTCATATCGAAGTCCATGTTCTCAACAAATTCATTAAAGCGGTCGTAACGGATAACGGAATCGGTACGGATAAAGTGATTAAGGGACTTGGCATCGCCGGCATGGAGGAAAGAGCGGCAGCCGCGGGAGGAACCGTCATCGTCGATGGAACGAAAGGTTTCAGCGTGACGACTCTCCTCCCTGTCGGGAGAGGGTGA
- a CDS encoding FadR/GntR family transcriptional regulator, giving the protein MKNDFKAIEKKNVVDDVFEQIQNKIVSEVWQPGQKIPSDNELCSMFNVSRVSVRSAVQKLRDLGLITTRHGKGSFVSERAMSFDIQMTAPIMNLSEKEFLDIMEFRELIETKCIELAVLRADEQDIAAIEKALTEMKANQHDYSKYSLADYQFHLAIVKASKNQFFIHIIDRLKNVYYYHLKELNRVLADMEDSLFGHSQQLEAIKSRDMEAVRRLVREGAINVTSQTIKRLHDQTEKK; this is encoded by the coding sequence ATGAAAAACGACTTCAAAGCCATCGAGAAAAAAAACGTCGTGGACGATGTCTTCGAGCAGATCCAAAACAAAATCGTAAGCGAAGTCTGGCAGCCCGGACAGAAGATTCCTTCGGATAACGAATTGTGCAGCATGTTCAACGTTAGCAGAGTAAGCGTTCGAAGCGCCGTCCAGAAGCTCCGGGATCTCGGGCTTATCACTACGCGCCATGGCAAAGGCTCCTTCGTATCCGAACGCGCAATGAGCTTCGACATTCAGATGACGGCCCCGATCATGAACTTAAGCGAGAAGGAATTTCTGGACATTATGGAATTCCGGGAACTGATCGAGACCAAGTGCATCGAATTAGCCGTTCTTCGCGCAGACGAACAGGATATCGCGGCGATCGAGAAAGCGCTTACGGAAATGAAGGCAAACCAACACGACTATTCGAAGTATTCGTTAGCCGACTATCAATTCCATCTTGCCATCGTCAAAGCTTCCAAAAACCAGTTTTTCATCCATATCATCGATCGCCTCAAAAATGTCTACTATTATCACCTTAAAGAATTGAACAGGGTTTTAGCGGATATGGAAGATAGCCTCTTCGGTCACTCCCAGCAGCTTGAAGCTATCAAATCCCGAGATATGGAAGCCGTTCGCCGCTTAGTTCGCGAAGGCGCCATCAACGTTACTTCGCAGACGATCAAACGCTTGCATGATCAGACGGAGAAAAAGTAA
- a CDS encoding response regulator transcription factor encodes MTIKVLIADDNSFIREGMKIILTTFPDFEVVGTAADGAEAVAFCRSHEVDVVLLDVQMPNMNGVEATRILTAETNVKPLILTTFDDDENIIDAVHAGAKGYLLKNNDPESIRDAIKSVHNDHHVLQDVVLNKIKNSLFSGTAKAPTDPADPPPSPTPPSISRSHESHSSMNRSLFTERELAVMAQIANGLSNKEIAKKLFISEGTIANYITSVLNKTGLEHRTQIAIYYLTGEVRMSDG; translated from the coding sequence ATGACGATAAAAGTACTGATCGCGGACGACAACTCCTTCATTCGGGAAGGAATGAAAATTATATTAACGACTTTTCCGGACTTTGAAGTCGTCGGTACGGCCGCGGACGGCGCGGAAGCGGTCGCCTTCTGCCGCTCTCATGAAGTCGATGTCGTGCTGCTGGACGTGCAGATGCCGAACATGAACGGCGTCGAGGCCACCCGCATTCTAACCGCGGAAACGAATGTCAAACCTCTTATCCTTACTACTTTCGACGACGATGAGAACATTATCGATGCCGTACACGCCGGAGCTAAAGGATATTTACTCAAGAACAACGACCCGGAAAGCATCCGGGATGCCATCAAAAGCGTACACAACGATCATCACGTTCTTCAGGACGTCGTATTGAATAAAATCAAGAACAGTCTGTTCTCCGGCACCGCGAAAGCTCCAACCGACCCGGCCGATCCGCCGCCCTCCCCAACTCCCCCTTCTATATCTCGAAGCCACGAGAGTCATAGTTCCATGAATCGAAGCCTATTCACCGAACGCGAACTCGCTGTCATGGCGCAAATCGCGAATGGCTTATCCAATAAGGAAATCGCCAAGAAATTGTTCATCTCCGAGGGGACGATCGCCAATTACATCACTTCCGTTCTCAACAAAACCGGCCTAGAGCATCGCACGCAAATCGCGATCTACTACTTAACGGGCGAAGTAAGAATGTCGGACGGATAG